A DNA window from Microcystis aeruginosa NIES-843 contains the following coding sequences:
- a CDS encoding endonuclease domain-containing protein, with amino-acid sequence MQLTNHHHLPYNPKLVERAKELRKNMTKAERKLWYEYLKNFQYRVHRQRPIDQFIVDFYCPELKLVIEIDGDSHNREDAQNYDLERTQILSGYGLTVIRFTNQEVLSNFEGVCGVIGSLIPPTPLDKGGFDPSLLRGFDPPNPP; translated from the coding sequence ATGCAATTAACCAATCATCATCATCTACCCTACAATCCCAAACTCGTAGAACGAGCCAAAGAACTCCGTAAAAATATGACCAAAGCTGAAAGAAAACTTTGGTATGAATACTTAAAAAATTTTCAATATAGAGTTCATCGTCAAAGACCGATTGATCAATTTATTGTTGACTTTTATTGCCCAGAATTAAAATTAGTGATTGAAATTGATGGTGATAGTCATAATAGGGAAGATGCTCAGAACTATGACTTAGAAAGAACCCAAATTTTATCAGGTTATGGATTAACAGTAATCCGCTTTACTAATCAAGAAGTTTTGAGTAATTTTGAGGGAGTTTGTGGAGTAATTGGAAGTTTGATCCCCCCAACCCCCCTTGATAAGGGGGGCTTTGATCCCTCCTTATTAAGGGGCTTTGATCCCCCCAACCCCCCTTGA
- a CDS encoding GUN4 domain-containing protein: MDLSQLELRSEEESKGTGDDIWDLLRRAKKRTNLRLLILAPGGRGKTTLLRHLAYNYALKQPKQNAPFLIPVFLRLRRWQEVITTTEGLDLPTLIERHLKQDISQELDLPQNWAKSHLTRQRMLVMFDGFDEVKPEYAEKVSQWIGKQWHDFRQNYFILTSRPKGYQAFRSEHKPRQKVFINEFTDKNIRDFVYKWYFWQEQETRVSRSLKAKQEAADNKAKDLINQLFALDDSEESSTLLALARNPLNLNMIVQLHRANFGSGQKLPQQRVDLFRRIFDLQLITRPQARGIDMILDNNEENHRQRVLQQLALKMGNTTTIEYSELLSSIQNFIQELGYPESTSAKDFVERLIHVSELILKRDEYYEFAHNFFQSYLIALEVKRLKQENLLWENWEQNLWYEACIMYATLLINPTDFIVYFYNKEDNPKAQGLAERCYRELPVKKRRGLEFLEQKRQTSLFTQLETYLKNGQWREADEETARLMLLIAKREDEGWLDEESINNFPCEELRTIDKLWVDNSGGKFGFSVQKKVWLDCGGVPGKYDYEVYEKFADEVGWRRGGDWLSYDQLTFLLDGSKHAHLPHLIYGWDIKEWVDRGVEVRISFLAQRLVTCNISQTYTS; the protein is encoded by the coding sequence TTGGATCTGAGTCAATTAGAACTGCGCTCAGAAGAAGAGTCTAAAGGTACGGGGGATGATATTTGGGATTTATTGCGACGGGCTAAAAAGAGGACAAATTTACGGTTGTTAATTCTGGCTCCTGGTGGACGAGGAAAAACAACTTTATTGCGTCATTTAGCCTATAACTACGCTCTAAAACAACCGAAACAAAATGCACCTTTTTTAATTCCTGTCTTTTTACGTTTACGGAGATGGCAGGAAGTGATTACCACCACAGAAGGATTAGATTTACCGACTTTAATTGAGCGACATCTTAAACAAGATATTTCTCAAGAATTAGATTTACCTCAGAACTGGGCTAAAAGTCATTTAACCCGTCAGCGAATGTTAGTGATGTTTGATGGTTTTGATGAAGTTAAACCCGAATATGCCGAAAAAGTCAGTCAATGGATTGGCAAACAGTGGCATGATTTTCGCCAAAACTATTTTATTTTAACCTCTCGTCCCAAAGGCTATCAAGCGTTTCGCTCTGAGCATAAACCTCGGCAAAAGGTGTTTATTAATGAATTTACCGATAAAAATATTCGGGATTTTGTGTATAAATGGTATTTCTGGCAAGAGCAGGAAACCAGAGTTAGCAGAAGTTTAAAAGCTAAACAAGAAGCTGCCGACAATAAAGCAAAGGATTTAATTAATCAGTTATTTGCTCTCGATGATTCCGAGGAAAGTTCTACTCTATTAGCCTTGGCGAGAAATCCCTTAAATCTGAATATGATAGTACAGTTACATCGGGCAAACTTTGGCTCGGGACAAAAATTACCTCAGCAACGAGTGGATTTATTTCGCCGAATTTTTGATCTGCAATTGATCACTCGCCCTCAAGCTAGGGGCATTGATATGATTTTAGATAATAATGAGGAAAATCATCGTCAACGGGTATTACAACAATTAGCCCTGAAAATGGGAAATACAACCACGATTGAATATTCGGAATTACTGAGTTCTATACAAAATTTTATTCAGGAATTGGGTTATCCTGAAAGCACTTCGGCTAAGGATTTTGTAGAGCGGTTAATTCATGTGAGCGAGTTAATTTTGAAAAGGGATGAATACTATGAGTTTGCCCATAATTTTTTTCAATCCTATTTAATTGCTTTGGAAGTTAAACGGTTAAAGCAGGAAAATTTACTCTGGGAAAATTGGGAGCAAAATCTCTGGTACGAGGCTTGTATTATGTATGCCACTTTATTGATTAATCCGACTGATTTTATTGTGTATTTCTATAATAAAGAAGATAATCCTAAAGCTCAGGGATTAGCGGAGCGATGTTATCGAGAATTACCTGTTAAAAAACGTCGAGGTTTGGAATTTTTAGAACAAAAACGACAGACTTCTCTCTTTACCCAACTAGAAACCTATCTGAAAAATGGCCAATGGCGCGAAGCCGATGAGGAAACGGCGCGGTTAATGTTGTTAATTGCTAAAAGGGAAGATGAAGGCTGGCTAGATGAAGAAAGCATTAACAACTTTCCCTGTGAAGAGTTACGCACGATTGATAAGCTCTGGGTAGATAATAGCGGCGGCAAATTTGGCTTTTCTGTGCAGAAAAAAGTCTGGCTGGATTGCGGTGGTGTCCCAGGGAAGTACGATTATGAGGTGTATGAAAAATTTGCCGACGAGGTGGGTTGGCGCAGGGGCGGAGACTGGTTGAGCTATGATCAGCTAACTTTTTTATTAGATGGTAGTAAACACGCACACCTACCTCACCTGATATATGGTTGGGATATAAAAGAGTGGGTAGATCGAGGGGTAGAAGTTAGAATCTCTTTTCTCGCGCAGCGACTTGTAACCTGTAATATATCACAGACTTATACATCTTAA
- the cbiE gene encoding precorrin-6y C5,15-methyltransferase (decarboxylating) subunit CbiE, with product MADNEIVAIFFNMADRNCQSKWLSIIGIGEDGLEGLSSVGRSLLSLASVIVGGERHLAMLPSEDQRQKLLWTSPIQDSVNEIIRRRGQSVCVLASGDPMCYGIGVTLTRQIPLEEMTIIPSPSAFSLACSRLGWPLSEVETLSLCGRPPAWLNGVLYPGAKLLVLSADAQTPAIAARLLREGGFGESRITVLEHLGGTLERHIEGIANDWQFTYLADLNVIAISCISSHPPTLAPRLPGLPDSAYHHDGQLTKREVRAITLSTLAPLPGQLLWDVGAGCGSIAIEWLRSDRRCQAIAIEHHPTRLQYIADNAAALGTPHLQIVAGIAPSALEDLPQPDAIFIGGGITTPHLLETCWLALRPGGRLVANTVTIESELVLLQWHSKLGGELLRIGIEKAEPVGKFLGWKAMAPVTQWTVQKPRL from the coding sequence ATGGCAGATAATGAAATAGTAGCGATTTTTTTTAATATGGCGGATCGCAATTGTCAGTCGAAATGGCTATCGATCATAGGAATTGGTGAAGATGGCTTAGAAGGGTTAAGTTCGGTAGGGCGAAGTCTGCTTTCTTTAGCATCAGTTATTGTCGGTGGTGAACGTCATCTGGCAATGTTACCCTCAGAGGATCAACGGCAAAAACTGCTCTGGACTTCTCCCATCCAAGACTCTGTTAACGAGATTATCCGCCGTCGTGGTCAATCCGTCTGTGTTTTGGCCAGTGGTGATCCCATGTGCTACGGAATTGGTGTCACCCTCACCCGTCAGATTCCCCTTGAGGAAATGACGATTATTCCCTCTCCTTCTGCCTTCAGTCTTGCCTGTAGTCGTTTGGGTTGGCCTCTGAGTGAAGTGGAAACTTTGAGTTTGTGCGGTCGGCCTCCGGCTTGGTTGAATGGGGTGCTTTATCCCGGCGCTAAACTGCTGGTACTGAGTGCCGATGCCCAGACTCCAGCGATCGCTGCTCGGCTTCTCAGGGAGGGAGGTTTTGGCGAGAGTCGCATCACGGTTTTAGAACATCTAGGGGGAACCCTAGAACGCCACATTGAAGGCATCGCCAACGATTGGCAGTTTACATATCTGGCGGATCTAAATGTCATCGCCATTAGCTGCATCTCCTCCCATCCCCCCACCCTGGCGCCGCGCCTTCCCGGACTGCCGGATTCTGCTTACCATCATGACGGACAGTTGACAAAAAGAGAAGTTCGTGCTATCACTCTGAGTACATTGGCTCCCCTACCCGGACAATTGCTCTGGGATGTGGGGGCAGGTTGTGGTTCCATTGCCATTGAGTGGCTGCGTAGCGATCGCCGTTGCCAGGCTATTGCGATCGAACATCATCCCACCAGATTACAATACATTGCCGATAATGCCGCCGCCCTGGGAACGCCCCACCTGCAAATCGTCGCCGGAATCGCACCGAGCGCCCTGGAAGATTTACCGCAACCGGATGCTATTTTTATCGGTGGCGGTATCACCACACCCCACCTATTGGAAACCTGTTGGTTAGCCCTGCGCCCCGGGGGTCGTCTTGTTGCCAACACTGTTACAATTGAAAGCGAATTAGTCCTCTTGCAATGGCATAGTAAATTAGGAGGGGAACTGCTGCGAATTGGCATTGAAAAAGCCGAACCGGTCGGCAAGTTTTTAGGTTGGAAAGCCATGGCCCCCGTAACCCAGTGGACTGTTCAGAAACCGAGATTGTAA
- a CDS encoding ISL3-like element ISMae36 family transposase has translation MILDKFLNLKGTCIQGYLHLENIGIVCRIESKNQKATCPRCGLESDKLHQNHRHLVKDLPISGQPVYLQVNRRQFKCDNCQRPFSEELDFVAKKRTYTKRLAANILEQLKEGDILNVSRINDVTEEEIQRMIEDIAEEITEPDLSELKRLGIDEIALVKGQKNYCAVLVNLDTGKLIAILEKRTQEELRETLTGWGKEVLEQIEEVSIDLWLPYKNLVKELMPSAEVVADRFHVMKQINQELDEQRRAEKRAVEAQKNKKQKAEKEAKLEVLKRSKYSLLKNEEDLTEPQKIKLEAIKEKFPNLKKMQELKEEFRKIYETSENPTEGMLSISEWLAKSSSVFTKSCQTIRNWFGEIISYFERRTTNGVVEGINNKLKLIKRRGYGFRNFRNFWVRSMLSWHLVC, from the coding sequence ATGATACTTGACAAATTTTTGAACCTAAAAGGAACCTGTATTCAAGGCTATCTACACCTAGAAAATATCGGTATAGTTTGCCGAATCGAATCGAAAAATCAAAAAGCAACCTGTCCTCGTTGTGGGTTAGAGAGCGATAAACTCCACCAAAATCATCGACATTTAGTCAAAGATTTACCAATCTCAGGTCAACCAGTATACCTACAAGTTAATCGTCGTCAATTTAAGTGCGATAATTGTCAGAGACCCTTTAGCGAAGAGTTAGATTTTGTCGCCAAGAAACGAACCTATACGAAAAGACTAGCCGCAAATATACTCGAACAATTAAAAGAAGGAGATATTTTAAATGTTAGTCGAATAAATGACGTAACGGAAGAAGAGATTCAAAGAATGATAGAGGACATCGCCGAAGAAATTACAGAGCCAGACCTATCGGAATTAAAAAGACTAGGAATTGATGAAATCGCTCTAGTCAAAGGACAAAAAAATTACTGTGCGGTTTTAGTAAATTTAGATACGGGAAAACTAATAGCTATTCTAGAGAAGCGAACACAAGAAGAGTTGAGAGAAACGCTTACGGGCTGGGGAAAAGAGGTGTTAGAGCAAATTGAAGAAGTGAGCATAGACCTTTGGTTGCCTTATAAAAATTTGGTGAAAGAATTGATGCCATCGGCCGAAGTAGTCGCCGATAGATTCCATGTAATGAAACAAATTAATCAAGAGTTAGACGAACAGAGAAGAGCAGAAAAAAGAGCCGTAGAAGCGCAGAAAAATAAAAAACAGAAAGCAGAAAAAGAAGCCAAGCTAGAAGTTTTAAAGCGAAGTAAATATAGCCTGTTAAAAAATGAAGAAGATTTAACGGAACCCCAAAAAATTAAACTAGAAGCTATCAAAGAAAAATTCCCAAATTTGAAAAAGATGCAGGAATTAAAGGAAGAATTTAGAAAGATTTATGAAACCTCAGAGAATCCGACAGAGGGAATGCTATCCATCTCGGAATGGTTGGCAAAATCCTCCAGTGTTTTTACCAAGAGTTGTCAAACAATCCGAAACTGGTTTGGAGAAATAATTAGTTATTTCGAGCGAAGGACAACGAATGGGGTGGTCGAAGGAATCAACAATAAACTTAAACTAATAAAACGGAGAGGCTATGGCTTTAGAAACTTTCGGAATTTTTGGGTTAGAAGTATGTTATCTTGGCATCTTGTATGTTGA
- a CDS encoding IS4 family transposase: MEKWAAQELQYADLGDTRRKKRLISIVENLASQPSTSVPQASGNLAAASATYDFWNSPYFHPSDIIAAQAKSTVERIKEHPIVLAVQDTTSLDFTTQKAKKGMGYLDYKKSFGLKVHTTLGVSPVGIPLGLINQYVWAREEKNLGIAKQRKKRETQEKESQRWLDSLSETQQQIPEDIQVVTIGDCEADIFDLFAQSRSPNSHLLIRGTHNRKVNYLEDKQRSGHSEPKYLHQSIREIKACGTLDVQVKRNPNHEARLAKLTVRFASFEIQVPSHHSKATPRQPVKLQVILAEEENPHSGVNPISWLLLTSLDISSFESAITCVRWYSYRWLIERYHFVLKSGCGLEKLQLETGRRIEMALATYSIVAWRLLWLTYQARLHGEESCESFLEEHEWQSLCATIHKKSPPPEKPPSFREAVRMIASLGGFLGRKGDGEPGVKTIWLGLRRLHDISQTWKLSHQISPPIEPP; the protein is encoded by the coding sequence ATGGAGAAATGGGCAGCCCAAGAATTACAGTATGCAGACCTAGGGGACACCAGAAGAAAGAAAAGGTTAATCAGTATCGTGGAAAACTTGGCCAGTCAACCTAGTACAAGTGTGCCACAAGCTTCAGGAAATCTAGCCGCAGCGAGTGCCACCTACGACTTTTGGAATTCCCCCTATTTTCACCCCTCAGATATAATTGCCGCCCAGGCCAAAAGTACAGTAGAAAGAATCAAAGAACATCCAATAGTTTTGGCAGTGCAAGACACAACAAGTTTAGACTTTACGACGCAAAAAGCCAAAAAAGGCATGGGTTATCTAGATTATAAAAAATCCTTTGGTCTCAAAGTTCATACCACCTTAGGAGTGTCCCCAGTCGGAATACCTTTAGGACTGATTAATCAATATGTCTGGGCAAGAGAAGAAAAGAATTTAGGGATTGCCAAGCAACGCAAAAAAAGAGAAACCCAAGAAAAAGAAAGTCAAAGATGGTTAGATTCTTTGTCAGAAACACAACAACAGATACCCGAAGATATTCAAGTAGTAACAATCGGAGATTGTGAGGCAGACATATTTGATTTATTTGCCCAATCAAGAAGTCCTAACTCTCATTTATTAATTCGAGGAACTCATAACCGAAAAGTTAACTATCTCGAAGACAAGCAAAGGTCAGGGCATTCAGAGCCTAAATATTTACATCAATCCATCAGAGAAATAAAAGCCTGTGGGACCTTAGATGTGCAAGTAAAACGCAATCCTAATCACGAGGCTAGACTAGCTAAACTAACAGTTAGATTTGCCAGTTTTGAAATACAAGTACCTAGCCATCACTCCAAGGCGACCCCTCGTCAACCGGTCAAATTACAGGTAATTTTAGCTGAAGAAGAAAATCCGCATAGCGGAGTTAATCCTATCAGTTGGCTGCTCTTAACTAGCCTAGACATTAGTAGCTTTGAATCAGCGATAACCTGTGTGCGCTGGTATAGTTATCGCTGGTTAATAGAACGCTATCATTTTGTTTTAAAAAGTGGTTGTGGATTAGAAAAACTGCAATTAGAAACGGGTAGGAGAATTGAGATGGCCTTAGCTACCTATTCAATTGTAGCTTGGAGATTACTTTGGTTAACCTATCAAGCACGCTTACACGGAGAGGAGAGTTGTGAAAGTTTTTTGGAAGAACATGAATGGCAATCTTTGTGTGCCACTATTCATAAAAAGAGTCCGCCACCTGAAAAGCCGCCCTCCTTTCGAGAAGCGGTCAGAATGATTGCTTCTCTTGGGGGGTTTTTAGGTAGAAAAGGTGACGGTGAACCTGGTGTTAAAACTATTTGGTTGGGACTGCGAAGGTTACATGATATCAGCCAGACTTGGAAACTATCTCATCAAATTAGTCCCCCTATAGAACCCCCTTGA